From the genome of Vicia villosa cultivar HV-30 ecotype Madison, WI linkage group LG2, Vvil1.0, whole genome shotgun sequence, one region includes:
- the LOC131651857 gene encoding transcription initiation factor TFIID subunit 1 isoform X1, translated as MGYDSDSPSRDEDDEEEYEESGKGNGLFGFMFGNVDNSGDLDADYLDEDAKEHLSALADKLGPSLTDIDLSGKSPHTPHGIVEQDCGEKADNAVDYEDIDEEYDGPETETANEEDYLLPKKEFFAAEASLEALERKTSVFDDENYDEESEKEQDLESNDAKVDNISLAVEQEESFVDASKGGSALEHDLYDGSPQTEELDTDVQISEEGPEAIKRSVATPLPVLYVDDGKVVLRFSEIFGIQEPPRKGEKKERRHSTPRDRYKSLDLSDDIVEEDEEEFLKGFSQSLTLSKQVCVVDTDVSENNNVDLEFPKFGFLHGDASLTAKDDRQPKDSCLSGEPMKGDFADELSWKDHPLMLANFYPLDQRDWEDEILWGNSPVASDNDNNIDSYEISGPELRAFGDAEIEIESGIQNLQSDPHKILEKKNHNVFMCCSPVSLDPFDSRDSNGAKTNSISESPFHPQLLRLEVDSSHLADERGADISENHNQSGQVKRLTKVMSQNRDLMDDSWINKIMWEELDRPKMKPKLIFDLQDNQMHFEVLDSKDGTHLRLHAGAMILARSLNSTNVDSSELPGHGGQYGWRYVANDKHYSNRKTSQQLKSNSKKRSAHGVKIFHSQPALKLQTMKLKLSNKDIANFHRPRALWYPHDNEVAVKEQGKLPTKGPMKIIMKSLGGKGCKLHVNAEETISSVKVKASKKLDFKASEAVKIFYLGRELEDPISLVAQNVQPNSLLHLVRTKIHLWPRAQRVPGEDKSLRPPGAFKKKSDLSVKDGHVFLMEYCEERPLLLGNVGMGARLCTYYQKSSPEDQSGSLLRNTDSSLGHVISLDPADKSPFLGDLKPGSSQSSLETNMYRAPIFTHKVPPTDYLLVRSSKGKLSLRRIDKVNVVGQQEPLMEVFSPGSKNLQTFMMNRLLVHMCREFQAAEKQHLSPYIRIDYFLSQFPFLSEASFRKRIKEYANLQRGPNGQSIFVKKRNFRMWSEDELRKMVTPELVCAFESMQAGLYRLKHLGITETHPNNISSAMSRLPDEAIALAAASHIERELQITPWNLSSNFVACTTQGKENIERMEITGVGDPSGRGLGFSYARAPPKAPVSSAVVKKKAAAGRGGSTVTGTDADLRRLSMEAAREVLLKFNVPEEVIAKQTRWHRIAMIRKLSSEQAASGVKVDPTTIGKYARGQRMSFLQLQQQTREKCQEIWDRQVQSLSALNGDDNESDSEGNSDLDSFAGDLENLLDAEEFEEGEEGTNDLKRDKGDSVKGLKMRRRTTLAQAEEEIEDEAAEATELCRLLMDDDGAYRKKKKNARVMVDARRLIPKLQPKFVFDSTEQVKLTNTTLQLDGTNHFKEDAITDHREDDKFSAKKSKSVKVNKAKKSDISPISVSNKKIKLNMGEGIKNQVFKEKKPSRETFVCGACGQLGHMRTNKNCPKYGEDLEAQLEPTDMEKLTGRSSFVDSSSQSQHKLSSKKSISKIVTKIAPVENSSKIPLKFKCSSTEKSSDRHAIETLQSIDKPVTSDSETAKSAKISKIIIPNKVKSEDTQAESLKHAIVIRPPTDPGRGQVDSHKFPIKIRPPAEIDREQSHKKIVIKRTKDVADLELDSPGGNTGLEHRKTKRIVELANFEKHRKQETMYSTESMVKWNAKEDRRWWEEQEKRRNEVRLRENNAKRYGTEERRIRKERERLDELKRYEQERLDELKRYEEDIRREREEEERQKAKKKKKKRKTDLRDEYLDDPRERRYGKRMLERERSGKRRSVVETGKISGDFMPPTKRRRGGGGEVGLANILESIVDAIVKDRHDLSYLFVKPVPKKEAPDYLDIIETPMDLSKIRQRVRNMEYKSREDFRHDVWQITFNAHKYNDGRNPGIPPVADMLLEYCDYLLNENDDNLTAAEAGIEIKDF; from the exons ATGGGATATGATTCTGATAGCCCCTCACGAGATGAAG ATGACGAAGAAGAATATGAAGAGTCTGGCAAGGGTAACGGTTTATTTGGGTTCATGTTTGGAAATGTTGATAACTCTGGTGATCTCGATGCTGATTATCTTGATGAG GATGCAAAGGAGCATCTCTCTGCATTGGCTGACAAGCTGGGACCATCACTGACAGATATAGAT TTGTCAGGAAAGTCACCACATACACCACATGGCATTGTTGAACAAG ACTGTGGTGAAAAGGCTGACAATGCTGTTGATTACGAAGATATTGATGAAGAATATGATGGTCCGGAGACTGAAACTGCAAATGAAGAGGACTATTTATTGCCAAAAAAGGAATTTTTCGCTGCCGAAGCCTCTCTTGAAGCTTTGGAGCGCAAAACTTCCGTCTTCGATGATGAAAATTATGATGAAGAATCTGAAAAGGAACAAGACTTAGAGAGTAATGATGCTAAAGTTGATAACATCTCCTTAGCTG TAGAGCAGGAGGAGAGCTTTGTAGATGCATCTAAAGGAGGGAGTGCTCTTGAGCATGATTTATATGATGGGTCGCCGCAAACTGAAGAACTGGATACTGATGTACAAATATCTGAG GAAGGACCTGAAGCTATAAAAAGATCTGTGGCTACACCGTTGCCTGTATTGTACGTGGACGATGGAAAAGTAGTTTTACGTTTCTCTGAAATCTTCGGTATTCAGGAACCTCCTCGAAAGGGAGAAAAGAAGGAGCGTCGGCATTCCACTCCTAGAG ATAGATACAAGTCTTTGGATTTATCTGATGATATTGTAGAAGAGGATGAAGAGGAGTTCCTTAAAGGCTTCTCTCAGAGTCTCACACTTAGTAAACAGGTTTGTGTAGTCGATACTGATGTATCAGAAAACAATAATGTTGACTTGGAATTTCCAAAATTTGGATTTCTTCATGGAGATGCCTCACTTACTGCAAAAGATGATCGGCAACCAAAGGACTCTTGTCTTAGTGGTGAACCAATGAAAGGGGATTTTGCAGATGAACTTTCTTGGAAAGATCATCCCCTCATGTTGGCCAACTTCTATCCTCTTGATCAGCGAGACTGGGAAGATGAAATCCTTTGGGGCAACTCTCCTGTTGCAAgtgataatgataataatattgataGCTATGAAATTTCTGGACCTGAATTGAGAGCTTTTGGTGATGCCGAAATAGAAATTGAAAGTGGGATACAAAATCTTCAGTCAGATCCCCATAAGATACTGGAGAAGAAAAATCATAATGTATTCATGTGCTGCTCTCCTGTTTCATTGGACCCGTTTGATTCAAGGGATTCTAATGGGGCTAAAACCAATTCAATATCCGAAAGTCCATTTCATCCCCAACTTCTGAGGCTAGAAGTAGACAGTTCTCATCTTGCAGATGAAAGAGGGGCAGATATATCTGAGAATCATAATCAAAGTGGTCAAGTAAAACGTTTGACCAAGGTTATGTCACAAAACAGAGACCTCATGGATGACTCATGGATAAACAAGATAATGTGGGAAGAGCTTGACAGGCCTAAGATGAAACCCAAGCTTATATTTGATCTTCAGGATAATCAGATGCACTTCGAAGTTTTGGATAGCAAGGATGGTACCCATCTTCGCCTTCATGCAGGGGCTATGATTTTAGCCCGCTCTTTGAATTCAACTAACGTGGACTCTTCTGAGCTACCGGGACATGGAGGTCAATATGGATGGAGATACGTTGCTAATGACAAACACTATTCAAATCGGAAAACTTCTCAGCAACTGAAATCAAACTCAAAAAAACGCTCAGCTCACGGTGTCAAAATTTTTCACTCGCAACCTGCACTGAAACTGCAGACCATGAAATTGAAGTTGAGCAA TAAAGATATTGCAAATTTTCACCGGCCTAGAGCACTGTGGTATCCCCATGATAATGAGGTGGCTGTTAAAGAACAAGGAAAATTACCAACAAAAGGACCCATGAAAATTATTATGAAAAGCTTGGGTGGCAAAGGGTGTAAACTGCATGTCAATGCTGAAGAAACTATCTCTTCTGTTAAAGTAAAAGCTTCCAAAAAGCTAG ATTTCAAGGCATCAGAAGcagtgaaaatattttatttgggTAGGGAGCTTGAAGATCCCATATCACTTGTTGCACAAAATGTTCAGCCAAACTCCTTGTTACATCTTGTCCGTACAAAGATACATTTATGGCCTAGGGCACAAAGAGTTCCTGGTGAGGACAAGTCGTTGCGTCCTCCGGGAGCATTCAAGAAAAAATCTGATCTGTCTGTAAAAGATGGACATGTGTTTCTTATGGA GTATTGTGAAGAAAGGCCTTTACTTCTCGGCAATGTTGGAATGGGTGCAAGACTTTGCACATATTATCAAAAAAGTTCTCCGGAAGACCAATCTGGGTCCTTATTACGCAACACAGATAGTAGCTTGGGGCATGTTATTTCCCTGGACCCTGCAGACAAATCTCCTTTTCTTGGTGATTTAAAACCTGGTAGCAGTCAGTCATCACTCGAGACCAATATGTATAGAGCACCCATATTTACTCATAAAGTTCCTCCAACTGACTACCTGCTGGTTCGTTCGTCAAAGGGAAAGCTATCATTAAGGCGCATTGATAAAGTTAATGTTGTTGGACAGCAG GAGCCTCTCATGGAGGTGTTCTCGCCTGGAAGTAAGAATCTTCAGACTTTCATGATGAACAGGCTATTGGTACACATGTGCCGTGAGTTCCAAGCTGCAGAGAAGCAGCACTTGTCTCCATACATTCGCATTGACTACTTTCTTTCACAGTTTCCCTTCCTATCAGAAGCCTCATTTCGTAAAAGGATCAAGGAATATGCTAATTTACAG AGAGGCCCAAATGGACAATCCATTTTTGTTAAAAAGCGTAATTTCCGCATGTGGTCGGAGGATGAATTGAGAAAAATGGTGACACCAGAACTT GTTTGTGCTTTTGAAAGCATGCAAGCTGGCCTCTACCGCTTAAAACATTTAGGAATAACTGAAACACATCCTAATAATATTTCATCTGCAATGAGTCGGCTTCCTGATGAAGCAATAGCACTGGCTGCTGCATCACACATTGAGAGAGAACTGCAAATTACTCCATGGAACTTGAGTAGCAATTTTGTTGCCTGTACAACTCAG GGTAAGGAAAATATTGAACGGATGGAAATTACTGGAGTTGGTGATCCATCAGGCCGCGGCTTGGGTTTTAGCTATGCTAGGGCACCTCCAAAGGCACCAGTGTCTAGTGCAGTGGTGAAGAAAAAAGCAGCGGCTGGCAGGGGAGGTTCCACTGTTACCGGTACGGATGCTGATTTACGTAGATTAAGCATGGAGGCTGCACGAGAG GTACTTCTTAAATTCAATGTTCCCGAGGAAGTCATTGCAAAACAAACCAGATGGCATCGCATTGCTATGATACGCAAACTTTCAAGTGAGCAGGCTGCGTCTGGGGTTAAGGTTGATCCAACAACCATAGGAAAATATGCCCGTGGTCAGCGAATGTCCTTTCTTCAGTTACAGCAGCAGACCAGAGAGAAGTGCCAGGAGATTTGGGATAGGCAAGTTCAGAGTTTGTCAGCTTTaaatggtgatgataatgagagtGATTCAGAAGGAAATAGTGATCTAGATTCTTTTGCTGGGGATCTGGAAAATTTGCTTGATGCTGAGGAATTTGAAGAGGGAGAAGAAGGTACTAATGACCTAAAACGTGATAAGGGAGACAGTGTTAAGGGTCTTAAAATGAGAAGACGCACAACCTTGGCTCAGGCAGAGGAGGAAATAGAAGATGAAGCAGCTGAGGCCACTGAATTATGCAGGCTGCTTATGGATG ATGATGGAGCTTAccggaagaaaaagaagaatgcCAGGGTTATGGTGGATGCAAGAAGATTGATACCGAAACTACAACCAAAATTTGTCTTTGACAGCACTGAACAAGTAAAGCTAACAAATACAACATTGCAACTTGATGGAACTAATCATTTTAAGGAGGATGCAATTACAGATCATAGGGAG GATGATAAATTTTCTGCTAAGAAAAGCAAATCAGTTAAGGTCAATAAAGCAAAGAAGAGTGACATTTCACCTATTAGTgtatcaaataaaaaaatcaaactaaatatgGGAGAAGGAATCAAG AACCAGGTATTTAAGGAGAAAAAACCATCAAGGGAAACTTTTGTTTGTGGAGCATGTGGCCAG CTTGGGCACATGCGAACGAACAAGAATTGTCCGAAATATGGTGAAGATCTAGAAGCACAACTTGAACCTACGGACATGGAAAAATTAACTGGACGATCCAGCTTTGTTGATTCTTCTAGCCAGTCTCAGCATAAACtctcctccaaaaagtcaatatCAAAGATCGTAACAAAAATTGCTCCAGTTGAGAATTCATCAAAAATTCCGTTGAAGTTCAAATGCAGTTCGACAGAGAAATCTTCTGATAGACATGCAATAGAAACCCTGCAGAGTATTGACAAGCCAGTCACTTCTGACTCAGAAACTGCTAAGTCTGCTAAGATTAGTAAGATAATTATTCCAAACAAAGTGAAATCAGAGGATACACAGGCTGAATCTCTTAAGCATGCTATTGTTATACGTCCTCCTACTGATCCTGGTAGAGGTCAGGTTGATTCTCATAAGTTCCCAATTAAAATCCGCCCGCCTGCAGAAATAGATAGGGAGCAAAGTCACAAAAAGATTGTTATAAAACGAACAAAGGATGTTGCTGATCTGGAACTTGACAGTCCTGGTGGAAACACAGGACTTGAACACAGAAAAACTAAAAGAATTGTGGAATTAGCGAATTTTGAGAAGCACAGAAAGCAGGAGACAATGTATTCAACTGAAAGTATGGTAAAATGGAATGCTAAAGAGGATAGAAGATGGTGGGAAGAGCAAGAGAAACGAAGAAATGAAGTGAGACTTAGAGAAAACAATGCAAAGAGGTATGGCACAGAAGAAAGGAGGATACGCAAGGAACGAGAAAGGTTAGATGAGTTAAAAAGATATGAACAAGAAAGGTTAGATGAGTTAAAAAGATATGAAGAAGATATTAGAAGAGAGAGGGAAGAGGAAGAACGACAAAAagctaagaagaaaaagaaaaagagaaagaccGATTTAAGAGATGAGTATTTAGATGATCCCAGGGAAAGAAGATATGGTAAGAGGATGCTAGAAAGAGAACGGAGTGGAAAACGGAGATCAGTTGTTGAGACAGGAAAGATTAGTGGAGATTTTATGCCGCCAACTAAACGCCGAAGAGGGGGAGGAGGAGAG GTTGGTTTGGCAAATATCTTGGAGAGTATTGTGGATGCCATTGTGAAAGATAGGCACGATCTGTCTTATCTTTTTGTAAAACCAGTTCCCAAGAAAGAAGCCCCTGACTACCTGGATATCATAGAGACGCCTATGGATCTTTCCAAAATCAGGCAACGGGTACGTAATATGGAGTACAAAAGTCGTGAAGACTTCAGACATGATGTATGGCAAATTACTTTTAATGCCCATAAATATAATGATGGACGAAATCCTGGAATCCCTCCAGTTGCAGATATGCTTTTGGAATATTGTGATTATTTGTTGAATGAGAATGATGATAATCTTACTGCTGCTGAAGCTGGTATTGAAATTAAAGATTTCTAA